The following nucleotide sequence is from Mytilus trossulus isolate FHL-02 chromosome 9, PNRI_Mtr1.1.1.hap1, whole genome shotgun sequence.
agatctgtacttgctgtcattttgttgttgggatgtacaagtacccggccacgtcaaCTCTTGTGTTTTTAATAGaagtatttctatttgtatctatCTGATATTTTATATTCGGTGGCTAAAAATGTAGTAGAACATGAATTAAGTTTAGCACAAACTGGAACATGCAATAAATGTATTTGCTTTAGGATTTCAGACCTCtatctgaaatgaaaatataaaatcagaTAATTTCATATTTGTGTGCTTTGCTTTATTTCAGGTGAGGTTGCAGACGCCATTAGGAAGAATACAGACATGCATTTTGGACTTTACCACTCCTTGTTCGAATGGTTCAATCCAATATTTGAGCAAGATAGAGCTAATGGTTTCAAAACACAAGATTTTGTTTCTGtaagtttttttaaacttgattttaCACGAAAGCCAATGTCCATCAGACAGAGTTCacctgacctcgacctcattttatggatcagtgatcaaggtCAAAGTTACGTGATTAGGTCGGATTCTCAAATATAAGCAGTAGGGGAACTCTATTTGGTGTATGGGATGATTATAATGAGTACATGTCAGTCTAACAGGTTTCGACTAACCTTGACCTcgtttttatggttcattgatcaacgttacgtttttgtgtttttttttctgtttataaaatacCAATGCAACAGGTCAGCTACATGTTTATTTACCTTAACCTTAATTCTCTCCGCGCCAGAAGTTGCTAAGGCCTCggctatatttggtgtatgaaaaaTGCTGTAAGGTGTATACGTTTGTCCGACACGatttatatgaccttgaccatATATCTTTCAAAAAGTCAAGTTCTGTAATGCTTCAAGTAAAACGTTTAGCTTTGAGACTTGTAACATAAAATGGTCAGTAAAGCCGACGAGACAGTTCAGCGTGTGTACCCTTGTTACCATTCTCTATTATTTCATGCTACAATTGACAGAAAATAAAACTGAGCAACAAAGCTCCATACTCAATACAGTTAAATACTCACTACAGTTAAATatctacaaattttgtaaataggaatgaagtgaaattatttatctattttacatATATTGTAATGCTTGTAGATGAAGACTATGCCAGAACTATACGAAATTGTCAATAAATACAAACCGGAAATAATATGGTCTGATGGGTCACATGCTGCCAAGGACGACTACTGGAATGCTACAAATTTTCTTGCTTGGCTCTATAACGATAGGTAAGAAGAAtgtaacataaataaatattttaacacttTCTTTTCATAGATCTATGCGTTAATCGTCAGAAAAAAACTGCCTGGTCCAGGCAAGGTACAAACCATGATTTACAGTATAATGTCATCTGCCAGTAAACCTGTTATATCATCGGACTGTCTTTGAAAAGATGTTCATAGTGTCTGTTagatttattcttttttaaaacttaattagCTATTTAGAGTTTTACAAACATAACATGTCTATGTGTGTGCATATTTATCAAAGTTCCTTTTACTATGCACAATGTACGTTGTCATGCGGGACTCTTACCGAGCATCATTGGTTATCTATGATacaaaatagttcaaaatattcatacCAACATGTGTATTTTCTCATAATATTACAGCCCTGTTAAAGACTATGTTGTGACCAATGATAGATGGGGTGTCAATGACAACTGCATACATGGAGGATTCGTCAATTGTGGAGACAGATTCAATCCAAGTGAGTGGTAGATTTTTCAACATAAGTTTCTTGGAGTGACAACATTTTAATTACAACTCAAATGTTGGGGAACgaccatttaactttaaaaaaaagggggggggggtatgttTTTATCCTAACACATATTCTGATCCTCTATttgatgaaaacaatttttgttcCAGCAAATAATGAAACAATTATTCTAAATCCAGATCTTCCTTACCTTATAGTGTCAAATCTTGAGAAACACATTTGATTTATAGCtttgaaaaactaaataaatgtgttttctaacTCAGACATAAAACCATAACCTGCTGAAGTTAAtatggttgctgcctaaatacaatatttaccGATCGTATCGCCGGTAAGGTTTTGTTGTAAACGTCAAACCAAATATACTAAattaattaaagataaaattttCGGCCTCTATTTTGGAGTTTTGTACAAGGATTGAAGACATGATCAATTTAAGAGGCCAGCTTGTTGTACATGGATTCGACTCAAGTGCCTTGTCTTCATGTGTTACTAGACTAAGTGTAAATTGCACATAAATAGACAAAATTAGACGATTCTTAACTAATAATATAATCTCGATCTTAATAGGCATGTAAATATGTGCCACtgcaaattttgtaatttgttttggtAATGGGTCCGGGTTTGTACTTAAACATCTGTAACACGACAAATGAAACATATAGACATGTGAGAAGGGAGAATTTctacaatattttctttaaaaaatcataacagGACAAAATAGTCATTCAACATTTAGTTTTCAATTAATGTACGATAACTTGAATCTGAGCTTGGTGATTCAAAAGTATAAACATTACCGTatcaatttaacttttttaaaacagagGTACTACACAAGAGAAAATGGGAGAACGTGATGACACTCGACCGTTACTCCGCTGGATACAGAAGAAATGCTAAACTTGCGGACTACTTTTCTGTGCATGAGCTGCTGACAGAGGTCGCTCAAACTGTCAGGTGTGTATTGACctcatttatattttgattgtaaTTTGTACATGAGTTCATCATTTTGAACATGTACACACAGTATAATATACTCTTATTGTATATAATACTgtgtgtacatgtacaaatatctaTCTTAATGTCACCATTCATGATAAATACAATACTTTTAATTCTAAGCAATTTGGTACTCAACGATTATACACGATGTTGATTTCTACATGTACAATTAGGACACCAGCAAGTTACACAGATCAAACAGTATAATTATAGCAAAATGCACTAGTCAAGGTTTCAAGTAACCATCCCCTGCTAAGCAGGATGTATCTTTCATCATGCAAAACAAGACTCGGTAAAATAGGAATGCGCACTGAATAAGACTCATTCATAGACATAACATATCAACAtagaattataaaaatgtatgttgCATATGCATTCTAGATGTTGATTGTTTATTTGGACCATTGGGTTGACTATCTCTGGCACATACCCTGCAGATTCTTAAAAATGCTATTGCATTGATTTTATCTCGCCTGCTGTCAAATTAGCAGTAATAGTCGCAGTATGCGCGACATAGGCATAACTATctgtataaagctttatatttcaaaactttgaaaacCTTGATGAGTTGTACCTTTTATGTAGATATACAATGCTACTAAGTTTTTGTCTATCATACATGAAAACtacattgtttttttgtcatgttcaTTTCTTATAAGTAATGGGATGACTTTGTTTGGTAGATTGGTAGAAAAGTAGTCCGCAAGTTTAGCATTTCTTCTGTATCCAGCGGACTACTTTTCTGTGCATGAGCTGCTGACAGAGGTCGCTCAAACTGTCAGGTGTGTATTGACctcatttatattttgattgtaaTTTGTACATGAGTTCATCATTTTGAACATGTACACACAGTATAATATActattattgtatataatactgtgtgtacatgtacaaatatctaTCTTAATTTCACCATTCATGATAAATACAATACTTTTAATTCTAAGCAATTTGGTACTCAACGATTATACACGATGTTGATTTCTACATGTACAATTAGGACACCAGCAAGTTGCACAGATCAAACAgtataattataacaaaatgcaCTAGTCAAGGTTTCAAGTAACCATCCCATGCTAAGCAGGATGCATCTTTCATCATGCAAAACAAGACTCGGTAAAATAGGAATGCGCACTGAATAAGACTCATTCATAGACATAACATATCAACATAGAATTATAAAACTGTATGTTGCATATGCATTCTAGATGTTGATTGTTTATTTGGGCCATTGGGTTGACTTTCTCTGGCACATACCCTGCAGATTCTTAAAAATGCTATTGCATTGATTTTATCTCGCCTGCTGTCAAATTAGCAGTAATAGTCGCAGTATGCGCGACATAGGCATAACTATctgtataaagctttatatttcaaaacCTTGCAAACCTTGATGAGTTGTACCTTTTATGTAGATATACTATGCTACTAAGTTTTTGTCTATCATACATGAAAACTACATTGTTTTTTGTCATGTTCATTTCTTATAAGTAATGGGATGACTTTGTTTGGTAGATGGGTTCCTTGCAACATCTTCATGTTTTCCGGACAGGGTTCACCTGACATCGACCTCCTTTCATTGATCAGTGATCATTATCAAGTAACGTGATTGGTTCCGTGTCTCAGATACTAAGCAAAATATCAACTATATGTGATGCATAGAGTGAATGTAATAACATTATTAAACGGTACTAATTTTTCTGCACcaaatgcgcatttcgacaataaattaCTCTTCGGTAATAGTCGGGGCCAAAATATATCAAGgacttataaaaaaagatgaagagctattatCCAAAAAGGTACAAAAAAACATAGCTAAAGCCGGGTTAGGAATCAAAGCTTCGCAGGGTACATTccctaatttaaaaataatttctaactTAATGTTTTATATCAGAATCATCTGACctggacctcattttcatgtttttgtgaTACTTGTAGTAACACCTTCATCCTTAAACTTCTTAGATAAAACAAACGGGTAGTCATGCAGGCAAGATATgccagcgtgtgcactctttgttatttttactaTGAGAtgactatgataaaaaaaaaatctagaagaAGTGACtgaatttgtaataattttagAACTAATacaataatatttgatttacagTTGTGGAGGAAATATATTGATTAATATCGGAATCACCAAAGAGGGCACAATCACTCCAGTGTTTCAGAATATATTGCTGAAACTCGGTGGATGGCTTGAAGTCAACGGAGAAGCTATTTATGGCTCCAGACCCTGGTTATATCAAAGTGACAACGTAACAAAAGACGTTTGGTAAGACACTCAATTTCGCTTTACCTGTAAACACTAGCATACAATTAGATCATCTTGTTCTTTATTCTTTCTTCATAAAAGTAATCTTACTCTATCAACACTATAAACATGAGTCATGAGTTAAAGCAATCTGACATGACCATTTTATCTatgaaaaaatgacaatgatagCGATAATTTAAGTTACCGTTTTTACTGACAAAGAAAGACAACCGGTAACATCTTAAAACTGTTTAGAAAAACAGCCGGTaacatcttaaaaaaaaacaccaatgaACTTcactatgttcagttgataatGAGTATTTTTCTCAACATTCGTCTCATTTTGGGAAGCTTATCTGTAAGCAACTACTGAATTGTGATCCAGGACCTCAGGCTTCCAGTGCAATTGAAAATGTCTTCACGGTGAACTTTGATTTTAGAATTTCAGATATATCTGTATTTCAACCATTAACTATATAATCATAATACAATGTTAACTAATCAAGTTGATAAGTAAATGTTGTAAATTGTAGTATGACAATTATTTTCTTGGTAAACTTCCAATTATGTAATGTTAAtaagtcagtatttttataggTACACCTCCAATATGGTCGAACAAGATGTGTTTGTGTATGCAATCCTGTTATCCTGGCCAAGGAACAACAACACGGTATCACTTGGATCAACAATCATGACAACAAGTACAACAGTCGTTAGCATGTTAGGATATAACGGTAACTTTTCCTGGAGACCAAATGCATATGGAGGAATCGACGTTACCATACCACCAATACCTTTCAACTTGATGCCTAGTGTAGACGCATGGGTATTGAAAATATCAGGACTGAAAAACGTTTCTAGACGTAACTGAATGtgttccttattttttttttacagctaTAGTTTTTGTACTGATTGATTTCTGAACTTTTGAATCTCATATTTTTATAGtgcttgttatttttttgaaaaaaattgttgatgttgtattttatattgtcacaattattttcatacttttctatgatgtaatcatggtaatgttAGGACTACTCTTGTCTTAAAAAAGCATAATACAAATGtgtgtttgtatttatttcttaattaaatatCTTACATAAATTGTCCGataagcaaaataaataattgtgtCATGCATGTGCATTTTTGCCACTGCCTTCATATAATgacaattattataataaaattaaaatacattcatttgacttttttttgcaGAAACAAATCATGCAGTGAGGGAATTGCTTGTGTATGCtgtcttttaaatttaattttgtctgAAAGAAATCATTCTTAAATCTTAAAAGGaaaaccatagaaaaaaatgtaatataataataaacacaaacttGTCATGACATAAGACAATGTCTTTTGTAGTAAATCCGACTCAAACATCAAGTTAAGATACTTTTTAGCTCAAAGAACGGTAATTCAcatgatttttacaaaacaatgtttagcaaagtaagttTGACTAAAAAATAGGCACTCAGCACTCTTACATACAAATCAATATTGCCAATACTAATCACTGAATAAcacaaaagatttaaaatacttatctttaATATCTTACAATTGCCTTTTGTCAGACTGAagatttgcatattttgtagGTCAAACACAGAATAACAAGGGTTTATCTTAGATTAAAATGATTTCACTTTGAAAATAAACCAAAGCTCTcgaaaaaaatgcttttttaatGGAGCGTACAAAGAACAGTTGTTTTAGCGTCAGGTTAAGTCAGTTATATAATGAATAGGAACTGAAGAtgcaaattaaattattgaaaatgcaaatattaagagatttaaatatataatggtATATGTATAAGTATAATCCAATAACAACAAGGATTATAACGGTGAATATGTTGATTCAGAATCCGTTTGAACTCATTTGCATCAATGGATTTCCATAAAAATCACACTTGATATGCAAGAAGTCAACTGGATACAATACTTTCATGTTCATGcagaaatgtaaaatgaaattcaaagaTAGAGATAAGTCTGTAAAACATATGGTGCACATGTGAAGATGTGTACATTGCGTTCAACAATGCCACTGAAAATATAACACCAGGTTAAGATGATCATGTGTCACTGAATGTGGCGTTAATTAACAAACTGGAAATATGATCGGACAAGTTTTTGTCGTTGATGATTGAAATTATCTGTTTTACAAGCATAATCAACAGAAAATTCCATTGTTAAAACTAATTCTGCGTTGAAAGTTCGATTCCGCTCATCTAATTGGTTCTTTAAACCAAACATGCAATGGACGTTTCCTTTATGACTTACATAATATATTCACAAAATGTAACGGGCAAATTGTCTAGCGATTGAGCAGTGAGCATATTACGCTCCAAgcattgaaaaagaaaaaggattgaaatcaaataaaaaaattactaacgaaatacaataacatatatagaCTAATAAACGGGTACACGAGAAACAGAGGTATATGAACtatacatatttaaattatgtttttcagcAATATGATTATTTAATACTTTATATAATGCATCTACATTGTATTGAAGTCACATACGGATTTAAACGGTGTTCCTTCCTTTTTATATTCCTTAATGTTCAATACattatatctttatcattaaaattatcGCTAAGCTTCATTCTCTCAAACAGGTGTATATATAGACAAATGTATCTATTATAACACGTTATATTGACTAGATATATAATTGTCCACAgttattctttatacttttgacTAAAGGAttctctatttttattttttcgagTTTTTCGTAAACTTGTATTCTGCTATTCATTAACGTTTTGAACATTATCTTCTATTCTGTAAAACCCCATCCAGACCACCTAATATGAACATATTAGGCATAATCCATATAGGTCATTCCGAGGTTCAtgatatattttgtacatatattaataATGGTTGATTATTCCGACAAAACAATGTAGACACTGTTATAACAGTTTAACCTTACAGACATACGATACAATTACAGACCTGGGGAAGGTAAAGACGTTGATAACGTAATATATTATCCCTCAAACAGCGACATATCTGGAAACAATGCATTTTTGGAGGGATTTTTATGATAAGCTTGAAAATGATTACAGAAACctctatttttaaatgaaaaatgacttgatacactttacacaagtatttcaCACTCCAAATTATAAGACAAATGAAAAGAGTTTATCCTGCTTAgctgcataaaaaaataatgctcAACATAAATACAAGGGAAAAATCCTATATATACTTTGTAAAAACCACTGCTTCAAACCACAAATTTTCTGAAACTAACATTATCAATATGCTTGATTTCTTAATTGACAACTAATTTGATACGCTTGGGGGACGTGTTAGTTAACAAACGATCAGCAATCACGTGGGAACAAACTGTACCCTCTTCTTGCCAACTTGTCACTCTGTTCATTTGAGCTGATTTCATACAGAACTtaagaagaaagaaaaagaagttAACAGTACCCTTGAGTTTAATTCCCGCTATAAAGATGGTGTACTTCTCATAAAAACTGAAAACTTGATGACTATGTTGAAAGAATCTATCATCGATCTTAAGGTTTACGAAAGAAATACAGTTAAGGTAGAtcaccagtatatattttttgagacagaatttttttataatttgacaaaatgaagttttttctatgctcttttcaaaaatttaataaaaagtatgggtcaccgtgctatttttcaagctatgagtcgttgaaaattgccaaaaattggttagtttgttcaagAAAATacacattagtgtgcataaaaaaaattctatgagatagaattttgaaataaattgtaagaAGAAAGGATTcacaatatgttttaagaaaataaaaagaaaacatggtgtcaccgaacttgttttcttgctacaagtaaaaataaaaaaaatccctattagaccagtataaattttgtactaaaagagttatctccccttaaatggcatatttgaaaaaaatgattgtaaaacaaaaaaaaatgatatttgttaaaatatttggtatattacgataaattaacaatttttctttaaatggaaaaacagtctaaccattgaattgcaaatctgtctccaaatttgcagatttagtcaaataactagaccgattttgtactgtgattgtacaatccaagatggcggtataccatgaatctaccttAAGTCTGCCTTATATTTTAACTAACATCTAGGAATTGGCGATGAGGATCAGTTAAATACATAAACTTCGATTCACTACAAtggagatgatttcagcttcccaattgtgtaCTTTCCATTTGATGTGTCAACATTTCAACAGCGCCAGTTGATATGATACTACAGGGTTGTACTGTTTTTGTCTATCATAATTTCCTGCTGctcacaagaaaccaaatgcaTCAAGAATTTGTGAATTTTAAGTCTTCCCGTCGTAAGTTTTACGGACGCTATAGATATTTGGTGTACGGtcatggaatatccgtttcacagatgataacGGATATGTTCGTAATGTCATAACTACAATCATGTACCCTTTTCCCAAATGTAACCTACCTATTTGACTAATAACCTGGTTTGTAATAAAATgagtaacacgacgggtgccacatgtagaacagaatctgcttacacttccggagcacccgatagcacccccagtttttggtgggattcgtgttgctcagtctttagttatatttgttgtgttttgtgtaataTTGTTCGTCTAAATGGAATTTTTTCTCTAAGCAATTGTGTTGTCTT
It contains:
- the LOC134683034 gene encoding tissue alpha-L-fucosidase-like: MHVNIGIYVTLILLLVCIVQTSSKKYEPNWESIDSRPLPGWFDDSKVGILIHWGVFSVPSILSEWFWYQWKTKTPVLVDFMKENYRPDFTYPDFAPQLTAEFFNAEEWANLLKLSGAKYVVLVAKHHEGYTMWPSNYSWNWNSMDVGPKRDIVGEVADAIRKNTDMHFGLYHSLFEWFNPIFEQDRANGFKTQDFVSMKTMPELYEIVNKYKPEIIWSDGSHAAKDDYWNATNFLAWLYNDSPVKDYVVTNDRWGVNDNCIHGGFVNCGDRFNPKVLHKRKWENVMTLDRYSAGYRRNAKLADYFSVHELLTEVAQTVSCGGNILINIGITKEGTITPVFQNILLKLGGWLEVNGEAIYGSRPWLYQSDNVTKDVWYTSNMVEQDVFVYAILLSWPRNNNTVSLGSTIMTTSTTVVSMLGYNGNFSWRPNAYGGIDVTIPPIPFNLMPSVDAWVLKISGLKNVSRRN